A genomic window from Halorubrum trapanicum includes:
- a CDS encoding NADH:flavin oxidoreductase/NADH oxidase, protein MTNTLFTPLSLRDTEFRNRVMLSPMCQYSAEDGMANDWHRVHLGARAAGGAGVVMTEATAVESRGRITPNCLGIWSDEHAEAIEPIVEFVRSQGATPGIQLAHAGRKASHRPPAEGSGPISVDEPEGWETVSATDEPYPHPDVDEGDLAETRRLDGDGIDAVIDSFAAAAERARDIGFEVAEVHAAHGYLLHQFLSPVTNDRDDGYGGDFEGRTRLLREVVEAVREVWPDGKPVFVRISATDWLPERDSWDVDDSVRLAPLLAEAGADLIDVSGGGIHPDQEIPNAGPGYQVPYAEAIREGTDVPVAAVGGITEPTHADALVRNGRADLVALGREMLRHPYWPLEAAHELGEEADWPVQYRRGRFD, encoded by the coding sequence GTGACCAACACGCTGTTCACGCCGCTTTCGCTCCGCGACACCGAGTTCCGAAACCGCGTAATGCTGTCGCCGATGTGCCAGTACTCCGCCGAGGACGGCATGGCGAACGACTGGCACCGCGTCCACCTCGGCGCCCGCGCCGCCGGGGGCGCGGGGGTCGTGATGACCGAGGCGACGGCCGTCGAGTCCCGCGGCCGTATCACGCCGAACTGCCTCGGCATCTGGTCCGACGAGCACGCCGAGGCGATCGAACCGATCGTCGAGTTCGTCCGGTCGCAGGGCGCGACGCCGGGGATCCAGCTGGCCCACGCCGGCCGGAAGGCGTCGCACCGCCCGCCGGCCGAGGGGAGCGGCCCCATCTCCGTCGACGAGCCCGAGGGGTGGGAGACCGTCTCCGCGACCGACGAGCCGTACCCGCACCCGGACGTCGACGAGGGGGACCTGGCCGAGACGCGCCGGCTCGACGGGGACGGGATCGACGCGGTGATCGACTCGTTCGCGGCCGCCGCGGAGCGCGCGCGTGACATCGGGTTCGAGGTCGCGGAGGTCCACGCGGCCCACGGCTACCTGCTCCACCAGTTCCTCTCGCCGGTCACCAACGACCGCGACGACGGGTACGGCGGGGACTTCGAGGGCCGCACTCGCCTCCTGCGCGAGGTCGTCGAGGCCGTTCGCGAGGTCTGGCCCGACGGCAAGCCCGTCTTCGTCCGCATCTCCGCGACCGACTGGCTCCCCGAGCGCGACTCGTGGGACGTGGACGACTCGGTGCGGCTGGCCCCCCTACTCGCCGAGGCCGGCGCCGACCTGATCGACGTCTCGGGCGGCGGGATCCACCCGGACCAGGAGATCCCGAACGCGGGCCCGGGCTACCAGGTCCCGTACGCCGAGGCGATCCGCGAGGGGACCGACGTGCCTGTCGCCGCAGTCGGCGGGATCACGGAGCCGACCCACGCCGACGCCCTCGTCCGGAACGGGCGGGCCGACCTCGTCGCGCTCGGCCGCGAGATGCTCCGACACCCCTACTGGCCGCTGGAGGCCGCCCACGAGCTCGGCGAGGAGGCCGACTGGCCGGTCCAGTACCGGCGCGGGCGCTTCGACTGA
- a CDS encoding response regulator, whose protein sequence is MPDNTSPPSDARADTNAAADRSEPTAAGAAETRHAPITVLQVEPDARSAELLEAFAARLTDRVRVRSVGRFADALDAVETGVEVDGERVAVDCVVTEQRLPDGDGVDLTERLREAGRGVPVVFHTTCPGEEREAAAFGAGADAYFEKGSERGRFDAILDRIRALVDERREREVTTGAGAASSTRASGASGETLRSEE, encoded by the coding sequence ATGCCCGACAACACATCCCCGCCGTCCGACGCACGCGCGGACACGAACGCAGCCGCCGATCGATCAGAACCGACCGCAGCCGGAGCCGCGGAGACGCGCCACGCGCCGATAACCGTCCTCCAAGTCGAGCCCGACGCGCGCTCCGCGGAGCTACTGGAGGCGTTCGCGGCGCGGCTCACCGACCGGGTCCGAGTCCGCTCCGTGGGCCGCTTTGCGGACGCGCTCGACGCGGTCGAGACCGGCGTCGAGGTCGACGGTGAACGCGTCGCGGTCGACTGCGTCGTGACCGAACAGCGGCTCCCCGACGGCGACGGCGTCGACCTCACCGAGCGGCTGCGCGAGGCGGGCCGGGGGGTCCCGGTCGTCTTCCACACCACGTGTCCGGGCGAGGAGCGCGAGGCGGCGGCGTTCGGCGCCGGCGCGGACGCCTACTTCGAGAAGGGGTCCGAACGCGGCCGGTTCGACGCGATCCTGGACCGGATCCGCGCGCTCGTCGACGAGCGGCGGGAGCGCGAGGTGACGACGGGCGCGGGAGCCGCGTCTTCGACGCGCGCGTCCGGAGCGTCGGGCGAGACGCTGCGTTCCGAGGAGTAG
- a CDS encoding aminotransferase class V-fold PLP-dependent enzyme, with product MGVQEQYPFDVEALRADFPILDRKVGGDPETAGEGEGDDTPLVYLDNAATSHTPDPVVDAISDYYRSYNSNVHRGIHQLSQEASVAYEEAHDAVAEFIGADGREEIVFTKNTTEAMNLVAYAWGLEELGPGDNVVLTEMEHHASLVTWQQIGKRTGADVRFVDVTDEGRLDMDHAAELIDDDTEMVSVVHVSNTLGTVNPIRELADMAHDHDALIFADAAQSVPTRPVDVGDLDVDFLAFSGHKMCGPTGVGALYGREEILDGMQPYLYGGDMIRRVSFEDSTWEDLPWKFEAGTPSIAQGVGLAAAIEYLEEVGMDRIEAHEDLLAEYAYDELEALGGVEIYGPPGDDRGGLVAFNVEGVHAHDLSSILNDYGVAIRAGDHCTQPLHDEMGVAASARASFYFYNTVEEVDALVDAVREARDLFA from the coding sequence ATGGGAGTTCAGGAACAGTACCCGTTCGACGTGGAGGCGCTCCGCGCCGACTTCCCGATCCTCGATCGGAAGGTCGGCGGAGATCCGGAGACGGCGGGCGAGGGCGAGGGCGACGACACCCCCCTCGTCTACCTCGACAACGCGGCGACCTCGCACACGCCCGACCCGGTCGTCGACGCCATCTCCGACTACTACCGGAGCTACAACTCGAACGTCCACCGCGGGATCCACCAGCTGAGCCAGGAGGCCTCCGTCGCCTACGAGGAGGCCCACGACGCGGTCGCGGAGTTCATCGGCGCGGACGGCCGCGAGGAGATCGTCTTCACGAAGAACACGACCGAGGCGATGAACCTCGTCGCCTACGCCTGGGGACTCGAGGAGCTCGGCCCGGGAGACAACGTCGTCCTCACCGAGATGGAGCACCACGCCTCGCTGGTCACCTGGCAGCAGATCGGCAAGCGCACGGGCGCCGACGTGCGCTTCGTCGACGTCACCGACGAGGGGCGGCTCGACATGGACCACGCCGCCGAGCTGATCGACGACGACACCGAGATGGTCTCCGTCGTCCACGTGTCGAACACGCTCGGGACGGTGAACCCGATCCGCGAGCTGGCCGACATGGCCCACGATCACGACGCCCTCATCTTCGCCGACGCCGCGCAGTCCGTGCCGACGCGTCCGGTCGACGTCGGCGACCTCGACGTCGACTTCCTCGCCTTCTCCGGCCACAAGATGTGCGGTCCGACCGGGGTCGGCGCCCTCTACGGCCGCGAGGAGATCTTAGACGGGATGCAGCCGTACCTCTACGGCGGCGACATGATCCGTCGCGTCTCCTTCGAGGACTCCACCTGGGAGGACCTCCCGTGGAAGTTCGAGGCCGGCACGCCCTCGATCGCGCAGGGGGTCGGCCTCGCGGCCGCGATCGAGTACTTAGAGGAGGTCGGCATGGACCGGATCGAGGCCCACGAGGACCTGCTGGCCGAGTACGCCTACGACGAACTCGAGGCGCTCGGCGGCGTCGAGATCTACGGCCCGCCCGGCGACGACCGCGGCGGCCTCGTCGCGTTCAACGTCGAGGGCGTCCACGCCCACGACCTCTCCAGCATCCTCAACGACTACGGCGTCGCGATCCGCGCCGGCGACCACTGCACCCAGCCGCTCCACGACGAGATGGGCGTCGCCGCCTCGGCGCGCGCCTCCTTCTACTTCTACAACACCGTCGAGGAGGTCGACGCCTTGGTCGACGCGGTCCGCGAGGCGCGCGACCTGTTCGCCTAA